The proteins below come from a single Chryseobacterium capnotolerans genomic window:
- a CDS encoding glycosyltransferase family 4 protein: protein MRIIAVHLLNDYSGSPKVLMQLLKIWTKNGKETHLFIGGKNKGFLSDISGIHYHGYEYRFSGYPIIRLLFFIISQFALAIRLLFFLKKQDIVYINTVLPFGAAVIAKLKGCRIVYHVHETSVKPQILKKFLFGIASVTASEVKYVSQFLALQEPICKKSEIIYNVLEEDFIEKAVPKNLQANERKIVLMLCSLKKYKGVDEFVTLSEQNPEFTFKLVLNASVYDIHSYFEKKQLPENLYIYPTQQDTHRFYKEADVILNLSDTKLWVETFGLTILEGMAYGLPAIVPPIGGVTELIDDGKNGFCINSKEITVISQKLKLLLNNPNLYQQFSLYAQQKSKLFSIDNFEKQSLKIFSKFH, encoded by the coding sequence ATGAGAATAATAGCCGTACACTTATTAAACGATTACAGCGGAAGTCCAAAAGTACTTATGCAGCTGTTGAAAATATGGACAAAGAACGGAAAAGAAACCCATCTTTTTATCGGTGGAAAAAATAAAGGTTTTCTTTCCGATATTTCAGGTATACATTATCATGGATATGAATACCGTTTTTCCGGATATCCAATAATCAGACTTTTATTTTTTATCATCAGTCAGTTTGCATTAGCCATCCGGTTATTATTTTTTCTGAAAAAGCAGGATATTGTGTATATCAATACTGTATTGCCTTTTGGTGCTGCGGTTATTGCAAAATTAAAAGGCTGCCGGATAGTCTACCATGTGCATGAAACTTCCGTAAAACCTCAAATATTGAAAAAATTCTTATTTGGAATAGCCTCTGTAACGGCTTCTGAAGTAAAATATGTATCTCAATTTCTTGCTTTACAAGAACCAATCTGTAAAAAATCAGAAATTATTTATAATGTTCTGGAAGAAGACTTTATTGAGAAGGCAGTTCCCAAAAACCTGCAAGCCAATGAGCGTAAAATAGTTTTGATGTTATGTTCTTTAAAAAAATACAAGGGAGTAGATGAGTTTGTGACACTATCAGAGCAAAATCCTGAATTTACCTTTAAGCTTGTCCTGAATGCGTCAGTGTATGATATTCATTCCTATTTTGAAAAAAAACAGCTTCCTGAAAACCTATATATTTATCCTACCCAGCAAGACACACATCGGTTTTATAAAGAAGCGGATGTGATCCTGAATCTTTCTGATACAAAACTTTGGGTAGAAACATTTGGGCTTACCATTCTGGAAGGTATGGCTTATGGTCTGCCTGCCATTGTTCCACCGATAGGAGGTGTAACCGAATTAATAGATGATGGTAAAAACGGTTTCTGTATCAATTCTAAGGAAATTACTGTGATCTCACAGAAACTGAAATTATTACTTAATAATCCCAACCTTTACCAACAATTCAGTCTGTATGCTCAGCAAAAAAGTAAGCTTTTTTCTATCGACAACTTTGAAAAACAATCCCTTAAGATATTTTCCAAATTCCATTAA
- a CDS encoding glycosyltransferase family 4 protein, giving the protein MKNANHIWCMNSSVSESLPLNKSHYSIYPSVATEDFFEGFKPKKSFQILSVGRFVPLKGFDLTINAFADFLKHIPEKNRASCRLTLVGTGPEKKLYQQLISKHHIEPYVQIIEWIDRKELMNTYKESSAFLFPSHEGAGMVVAEALSFGLPVIALNNVGPGEYIHSKFGFTVSENSYNTTVDSLCHNLLKLFLDPSLTEKMSREARKYYEEKFSWDKRGDYLNTIYQNFEP; this is encoded by the coding sequence GTGAAAAATGCAAACCATATCTGGTGCATGAATTCCAGTGTCTCAGAGTCTCTGCCATTAAACAAATCACATTATTCTATTTATCCCTCCGTAGCTACAGAAGATTTTTTCGAAGGTTTCAAACCTAAAAAGAGTTTTCAGATTCTTAGTGTGGGAAGATTTGTTCCATTAAAGGGCTTTGATCTCACGATCAATGCATTTGCTGATTTTTTAAAACATATCCCTGAGAAAAACCGTGCTTCCTGCAGATTAACACTTGTGGGAACCGGTCCGGAAAAAAAACTTTATCAACAATTGATCTCAAAGCATCACATTGAACCCTATGTGCAAATTATAGAATGGATTGACCGAAAAGAACTTATGAATACCTATAAAGAATCCTCTGCTTTTCTATTTCCCTCTCATGAAGGAGCAGGAATGGTAGTTGCAGAAGCTTTATCATTTGGACTTCCTGTAATAGCACTGAACAATGTAGGTCCTGGCGAATATATTCATTCAAAATTCGGATTTACGGTCAGTGAAAATTCTTACAATACAACTGTAGATAGCCTCTGCCATAATTTATTAAAACTATTTCTTGATCCTTCTCTGACAGAAAAAATGAGTAGAGAAGCCAGAAAATATTATGAAGAAAAGTTTTCATGGGATAAGAGAGGTGATTATCTGAATACTATTTATCAAAACTTTGAGCCATGA
- a CDS encoding acyltransferase, whose amino-acid sequence MKKFILQILQKRNPSFSFDKDLSSRMILQFILIQGMSFLRGMKVLFALKKSKGLLLGRQVHFFCLSRITWGRFLRLGDNVYISAMGRDGVHLGNNVSIGAFSRIIISTSFNHMGKGIKIGNNVGIGEYAYLGGAGGLEIGDDCITGQYLSCHPENHNYEDLTSPIRLQGVNRKGIRIGKNCWIGSKVTILDGVEIGNGCIIAAGSVVNRSFPENSVIGGVPAKIIKTRDGHENNNHFSNLLCRKSV is encoded by the coding sequence ATGAAAAAGTTTATTTTACAAATTTTACAAAAGAGAAATCCCTCTTTCTCTTTTGATAAAGATCTAAGTTCCCGTATGATTCTGCAGTTTATTCTGATTCAGGGGATGAGCTTTTTACGGGGAATGAAAGTACTCTTCGCATTAAAAAAAAGCAAAGGATTGTTACTCGGAAGGCAGGTTCATTTTTTCTGCCTTTCAAGAATAACCTGGGGCCGGTTTCTCCGGTTGGGAGACAACGTTTATATTTCTGCAATGGGCAGAGACGGCGTTCATTTAGGTAACAATGTATCCATCGGAGCATTCAGTAGAATTATCATTTCTACCTCATTCAATCATATGGGAAAAGGGATAAAGATCGGGAATAATGTAGGTATTGGTGAATATGCCTACTTAGGAGGAGCCGGAGGACTGGAAATAGGAGATGACTGCATAACAGGTCAGTACCTGAGCTGCCATCCTGAAAATCATAATTATGAAGATCTCACTTCTCCCATAAGGCTTCAGGGTGTAAACAGAAAAGGGATAAGAATAGGAAAAAACTGTTGGATTGGCAGTAAAGTGACCATTCTGGATGGTGTTGAAATCGGCAATGGCTGCATCATTGCTGCCGGAAGTGTAGTCAACAGAAGCTTTCCTGAAAATTCTGTCATAGGAGGTGTTCCTGCAAAAATTATTAAAACAAGAGACGGCCATGAAAACAACAACCATTTTAGCAACCTGCTATGCCGTAAATCCGTATAA